A segment of the Roseofilum capinflatum BLCC-M114 genome:
AAGATAGCCTATCTGCAACAAGAGCATTTCTAGATGATCGTAATAGGCTTCTATAACCTGCCTTGGGGCGAGATCGGAGCCTCTAGAGTCTATCTGCTTTGTCTGCGTTTCCAGAGTACACTGATAGAGTTCATAACAGCAAATACCTACCGATTGGGCTAAATTGAGAGATGGATAGATGGGATGACTGGGAATTTGCACAAACCGTTGGGCTAAATTCAGTTCGTCATTGGTTAACCCCCGGTCTTCCCGGCCAAATACCAGGGCACTTTCCCCCCCAACTAGCCAAGGTAGTAAGGTATTGGGGGTTTCTAATGCTGTTGGTAACTTGATGGTACGCCCTAGGGTTGCTGCCACCTTCTGACAACCCTGTAAGGCTTCCGGTAGAGTCGCAACCACCTGGATACCAGTCAAGATTTCCTGAGCATGAACAGCCATTTGTCTAGCTTCTGGACTGTGGGGATCGCATTGAGGATTAACTAACACCAATTGACTCAAGCCCATATTTTTCATGATTCGGGCGATCGATCCCACATTTAAGGGGCCAGATGGCTCGACTAAAACAATTTTAATGGCTGATAGATGGGAGCGATCGTTCATCCGTTGGTGGTGCAGAGTAGGTTGTCCCTACAATGAATAAAAAACCTTACCGCTAACTTACCATGGCTCGTCATCGATTAAAATCTGATTTGCCCACCAAAATCTGTCCTGTTTGCAATCGCCCCTTTACCTGGCGCAAGAAATGGGCTAAATGTTGGGATGAGGTAAAATACTGTTCTGAACGCTGTCGCCGCGATCGCCGATAACGGTTACTGTCCAGAGGATCACACCTCTCATTACTCATTACTCATTACTCATTACCTATGACTCAACCCAAACTGATCATTCACGGAGGTGCAGGCAGCTCCCTACAAGGCAAAGGAGGTGTTGAAGCCGTCCGCCAATCCCTGTATGAAATTCTCAAACAAGTGTATGCCAGCTTAGAAGCGGGAACACCAGCCTTAGAAGCGGTGATTCAAGGCTGTCATTTACTCGAAGACGATCCCCGCTATAATGCTGGAACGGGTTCAGTGTTGCAGTCGGATGGTCAAATTCGCATGAGTGCTTCTCTGATGGAGGGCGAGAGCCAAACCTTTAGTGGTGTGATCAACGTTTCGCGGGTTAAAAATCCCATTGATTTAGCTAAAGTTTTGCAAGAAAAGAGCGATCGCATTCTCTCTGATGTAGGAGCCATGGAACTGGTGCGAGAACTCCAACTTCCCATTCATAATCCCTTAACCGATTTGCGCTTAAATGAATGGTTACAAGACCGCAAAGATAATTTTAAACGCAGTATGGCCAACGTCCTGGCTAGTCCCGCTCCTGGAACCGGAACCATCGGTGTAGTCGCCCTCGACAACCAAGGCAAAATTGCGGCTGGAACCTCCACCGGAGGCAAAGGATTTGAATATATTGGGCGCGTCAGTGATTCGGCTATGCCTGCCGGAAATTATGCCACCTCTGCTGCCGGAATTAGCTGTACCGGCATTGGCGAAGATATCATCAACGAATGTATCGCCGCTCGTATCGTCGTCCGCGTCACCGATGGCATGTCCTTAGCTGCGGCCTTTGAAAAAACCATGAGCGAATCTAAAGCCAATCAACGGGATTTAGGAGCGATCGGAATTGACAAAACCGGTCAAATTGCCTGGGGAAAAACATCAGAAATTCTCCTTGCTGCTTACCACACGGGCGAACAACTCGGCGACACCCTAGAATGGACTTCCTCAGATGAAGTAAGCGGCTCGATTTAGGCGAACCTCGATAGTCATTTCAAATAGCCATGAAGTAGAAATGGTATGGGTATTTAAATCAGTAATTTGTGAAATAATCCTAGAGCTTTTGACTTCTCCCCGGTCTAAAGACACGGGGATTCGTTAAGAGTCCAAATTCGGATTCTTACAGGCGTAGTCAAAGCGCCCCTACTGAGTTCCATTAGATCAAATCCAATGGTTCCCGCTACTTTCCCGTGTTGGATAATCCCCTGGGCTAACACCCAGGAGATTGTTCATGTTCTGACACTAAATTAACGGTTCTGGGA
Coding sequences within it:
- a CDS encoding DUF2256 domain-containing protein; translation: MARHRLKSDLPTKICPVCNRPFTWRKKWAKCWDEVKYCSERCRRDRR
- a CDS encoding isoaspartyl peptidase/L-asparaginase, giving the protein MTQPKLIIHGGAGSSLQGKGGVEAVRQSLYEILKQVYASLEAGTPALEAVIQGCHLLEDDPRYNAGTGSVLQSDGQIRMSASLMEGESQTFSGVINVSRVKNPIDLAKVLQEKSDRILSDVGAMELVRELQLPIHNPLTDLRLNEWLQDRKDNFKRSMANVLASPAPGTGTIGVVALDNQGKIAAGTSTGGKGFEYIGRVSDSAMPAGNYATSAAGISCTGIGEDIINECIAARIVVRVTDGMSLAAAFEKTMSESKANQRDLGAIGIDKTGQIAWGKTSEILLAAYHTGEQLGDTLEWTSSDEVSGSI
- a CDS encoding RNA methyltransferase, with protein sequence MNDRSHLSAIKIVLVEPSGPLNVGSIARIMKNMGLSQLVLVNPQCDPHSPEARQMAVHAQEILTGIQVVATLPEALQGCQKVAATLGRTIKLPTALETPNTLLPWLVGGESALVFGREDRGLTNDELNLAQRFVQIPSHPIYPSLNLAQSVGICCYELYQCTLETQTKQIDSRGSDLAPRQVIEAYYDHLEMLLLQIGYLYPHTANRRMEKLKRFYNRAYPTEAEVAMLRGILSQVEWAIANSSPSKGSSGDG